The genomic segment CTGAATTCATAACAATGTGAGACTCCTGggtgagagatagttcagtgagcaGGGCACTTCTTTGTATAAAACCTACCAGGTTTGATCCAGGGCATGACCTATGGTCCTTtgggccttccaggagtgatttctgagtgcagagctaggagtaaggcctgtataccactgggtataacccagaACCCAAATcgaacaagcaaacagaaaatcCTAAAACTAAATGGGATTATAGCATGCCCTCTGTATACAAAGACGTTAATCTCCCAgcaactctctggcccctagctccTTCCAAGTGTGATCTTGGTGGTACTGGCATTTGAGATCTGGTACCACAATAAAATGTGAAGTCCCCTGACAATACTAAGTATTTGAGCACCACAATCTAGTGTGTGTGATTCCCCCACACCTAACATCCTTATCATCATGACAATGCAGTAGCAAAGATAAGCAGtaagagatggagagaaaaaaaattaaaaaaatatattttgggctagagagatagttcagaaggGAAGGCACTTACTGTGTATGCTGCAACTTTGTTttaccttgatttgatccccagtatcatacATAGACCTTTGAGCGCTGCTAGGGGTCATTCCAGAGCATAAGGAGCTCAAtaagcccctgaacattgctgtgtGTAGCTCagaacacaaacaacaacaacaagaatatatatataaaatcatggcTGTCCTGGTTAAATCACTGGTATATGTCTATATGGTCCTcaaggccaccaggagtgattccccagCGCAAAGCCAGCAATAGGCTCAGAGCACTATTGAGTATGTACCCAAAAAGCACAATGGGGTGTGGAGGGTAAAGAAGTTTTAAAGCTTAGGGATTTGGAAAtgactaatttaaaatttttgcagTGCTGAAGATGGAACACAGGCCCTCGCATATGCAGAGAATATATTATGCCATTGAGCTGCAtgcctacttcttttttttttttttttttttttggtttttgggccacacccggcgttgctcaggggttactcctggctgtctgctcagaaatagctcctggcaggcacgggggaccatatgggacaccgggattcgaaccaaccacctttggtcctggatcggctgcttgcaaggcaaacaccgctgtgctatctctccgggcccacatgccTACTTcttaatctatttttgttttgttttgtttttttttaagaatattttttatttatttttttggggggccacacccggtgacgctcaggggttactcctggctatgcgctcagaagttgctcctggcttgggagaccatatgggatgccaggggatcgaaccgcggtccgtcctaggcgagcgcaggcaaggcaggcaccttacctctagcgccaccgcccggcccttgttttgttttttgtttgttttttgggtcatacccggcagtgctcaggagtttttccttgctctatgctcagaaatcaccactggcagcacaggggaccatatgggatgccggaattcgaaccaccgtccttctgcatgaaaggcaaatgccttgcctccatgctacctctctggccccttaatctactttttaaagtattcagaaccaaaattgtttttgtttttgtggtttttttttttttttgaggtcacacctgttgatactcagggcttattcctagtgattttgcactcaggaaatattcctggtggtacttggagaaccacatgggatgcaggggttcaTAACCAGTTGAGTGCcctactggtgtggccccccaacttTGTTtatagtgttttaattttttttccactaGGAGCCATATTCATTGTTCTCAGAACTAACTGGCTCAGGAGTGTGCAGGATCAtacgtggtgccaggaatcaaacctgagtcaattgtattcaaggcaagcaacttaatgCTGTATGATCTCTTCCATCCCTttttgtcttgtgtgtgtgtgtgtgtgtgtgtgtgtgtgtgtgtgtgtgtgtgtgtaccatacTCGGCAgggatcagggattactcctggctctgtgctcagagatcactcctggcacgtttgggagaccatatgggatgctggggatcgaacccaggtccaacccaggtcgtctgcatgcaaggcaaacaccctactgctgtgatatcactccagcccagcctTTTTGTCCTTTTCACTGAACTGTACTTGCATGAATGAGACAAAAGCAACAAGGCAGTTAGAATAAACCAAGaaagggattgatcctgggttggccctatgccaggcaaatgtcctacctgttgtacttcaGCACTCAACCACTGATCTTTACTGTCTTTATGTTTTGTCTTTGCAGAATGTCAAATAGTTGGAATTACTtgggaatatatatttaaagttccttgaatttactcttggctctgtgctcagggatcactattggcagtACTGGGGGGACATACGTGgtgtggtgtcagggactgaaccagggttggacatgtgcaaggcaagtacttgacATGCTCtgctatttctattatttttttttttaatatatagggtctacatctagtggtgctcagaggctaccaCCTGACAAAGATAGACTGTGAAGAACCATGTAGTGCCAAGGACCACACTCAGGGCCGCTCACCCCAAAGTCATATGCTCTACTACTTGAGCTCTGAGTCCCCTATATGTCTTTTGGGGGGGAAAGGGCATATTCAGTTTTCTCAGGAGCAATTCTAAGCACTTGCGGgtctctcctggaggtgctcaggggaccatgtgatgctggggattgaacacagaccTCCCATAAACAAAGCAGGGCTCAGCCTATTGAGCTCTTTTCAGCCACATAAACAtgctgctttgtgtgtgtgtgtgtgtgtgtgtgtgtgtgtgtgtgtgtgtgtggtttttgttttgggacactgcattttttttgtttttgtttttgtttttgggccacacccggcggtgctcaggggttactcctggctgtctgctcagaaatagctcctggcaggcacgggggaccatatgggacactgggattcgaaccaaccaccttaggtcctggatcggctgcttgcaaggcaaacgccgctgtgctatctctccaggcccaagggaCACTGcatttttcagggcttactctggctctgcaggtagggataactcctggtggtgcttggagtgatgggaattgaacctggattggcacatgcaaggaaagtgtccttcCTGTCCTATTATCTCTAGCACCTAAGCATACTTTTGAGACCCATAGCTCTGTTTTGTTTAGAAGTCAGTGGGTCTTGAATAACaactgaatgaatgaacaaacagTGCTTTGAGAAGGGTGAGGAGAGGAACTGAATACAGAAAGGAGCCTTGGAGATGGCTGGGCCCTGGCAGTATCTAGTGGACTGTCCAGACCCTCCATAGTCCTCTGATTCCCAAACAGAATCAACCGACCCTGAGTGAACCTGAGATTGACTTGGAGGTGCTCATGGACCTTTCCACAGAGGAACAGAAGACTCGGTTAGAGGTAGAATGGGGGACTGGGTTCCCAGTTCAGGAGTCGGGGAATGGAAAGTGGGATTGGATTACGGGGAAACCAGGAGCCCATGCCCTGACTCCTTGGGTGGAGTGGGGTGAATCAATTGTGAGGGAGAATTTCTAGGACAGGAGTGTGGGTTTGAAAGAAAGTGCTGTGATTCAGGGACCCTCTCTTCTATTTTCTACCCAGGATATTCTCCGAAACAGCCCCTGCCCCACAGAGGTAAGGTCTTCTTGGTGGCTCTGGGGAGTCTGGGGGGGCTACTGGGGAGGCAGATAGTATTTGAGGGAGGCTTAGTCcggttctttctttttatttatttatttatttatttatttatttatttatttggtttttgggtcatacccggcagcgctcaggggttactcctggctctgcactcagaaatcaccccctgcaggcatggaggaccatatggaatgccaggattcaaaccaccatccttctggatgtaaggcaaatgccctaactccatgctatctctctggcccttctctttatttttttaatctattatttgttgtttttgtttttgtttttttgtcactcctggcaacactcaggggttaccccaggctctgcattcagaaaccgctcttggcaggcacaggaaccatatgggataccgggattcaaacaaccgttcgtcctggatgggctgcgtgcaaggcaaatgccctacctctgtgctatctctctggtccctatttgttggtttttgggccacacctggcagtggtgctcaggagttactcctggctctgcactcagaaatcactcctggtgagctcaggggactatatgggatgctgaaaatggaaccaagtccttcctgggtcggctgaTGCCTTATcgttatgctatctcttcggcccccttgATATGGTTCTTTTTCCCTCCCCCACCTATAGGATAGATTAAAACAGACGGTGTGGCAGATGCATGCATATGGCTCATCTATTTCTCTTTCAGACTTTTATTTCTGAGCTGCTCAGTCGACTCAAGAAACTCCGGAGACTCAGTCGGCCTCAGAAGTGATTCTGTGAGACTACCCTCAACAGCCTGAAGCCTCCTAGGCATCTCTGGATCCTCGGCCAAGAGGAAGGCAGTTCCCTGGACACAGACAAGAAACATGGGGGATAAAAAGGGACATTTGACCATTGTCATGTATGCACTGGTTCCTGTCAGCTGGACTTTGTGGAGCTGACCATGGCTGTTGCCCAATGCTTTCCTTAATAACTAAAGTGGATAAAAGCCTTTAGGGACTTCAGTGTGAAGCCTATCTGTGTTAGGGTGAGGGTGCGTGTGCAATGGCAGTGAAAAGGCAGTGATATGCAAGTCACTTGCATACgtcatccactcatccattcacATACCCATCCATTTTTTGGATTTTCTGCTCATTAATCATACACTTGCCAATAATCAgcaattttttggagggggaatcCAACAATGCTTCTGCTttaccctcagaaattactcttggtggtgcttgggatcatatgggatgctgaggatcaaactcgtgttggccacttgcaaggcaaatggcctacccactgtactatctatctcttgggccccagctttgttgttgctgttgttgtttttgggtttttttgtgccacatctggtggtgctcaggtgttactcctggctctgtgctcagaaattactcctagggcCTGAAGAGacagcgataaggcgtttgccttagacgcagaacggtggtttgaatcccagcatcctatatggtcccccaagcctgccaggatcgatttctgagcgtagagccaggagtaacccctgaacactgccaggtatgaccccctccccccaaaaaaagaaagaaattactcctggccagggccagagtggtggcgcaagcagtaaggcgtattccttgccagcactagactaggacggaccatggtttgattcccagggtcccatatggtcccccgggccaggagcgatttctgagcacatagccaggagtaactccagagcgtcaccagatgtggtccaaaaataaaaattaaaagaaaagaatttagatGGGGAGgcatacaaaaaaagaatttaaagctCAACAATAGAAGCCCAGGTGGCAAAGACATTGTGAAGCCCAGAGAAGAGGATAACATGAAAAACTGGGGTGGGCTTGATGACATCAGAGAAGTTCACTCTCTCCATCACCCCTCAATCATATAAGtagaaggctggagcaatagcacagcaggtagagcattttcttgcatacagccaacctgagttcgacccctggcatcacatatggtcccctgatcctgatAGGATTAACCTGTCActggctgtgatccaaaaaccaaaagaaaagggaaTGAGGGAAGACAGATGGCCTCAAAACAATGaattccttgttttgtttgttttgggccacactcggcagcactcaggaattactcctggttgagttcagaaatcattcctgggccagaatggtggcgcaagtggtagggcatctgccttgcaagcactagcctaggatagactgtggttcgatcccctggcatcctatatggtcccccaagcaggagcgatttctgagtgcatagccaggagtaacccctgagtgtcactgggtgtgctcccccccaaaaagaaatcactcctgacagttttgggggtggggaacacatgggatgctggagattgaacctgggtcacctgtgaataagacaaatgccctaccctgacgtgttatcactctagcccagccAATAAATTTCTTGAACTTTATCTAGCCAGAGGcaggaagagaaaaagacagagctAAGCAGAAAAATATAATGAGTAGAGCCTGTACGTGGGTAGTTTCTACAAAGAGACTCTGGGTCTGATCCAACATGCTTTATTGTATCTGCCGAGTGCCAGGGAGGGGTCCAGATGCTTCAGCCTAGTTTCCAGATTTAGCCTGGTCTTTCCCCTCTGATTTCTCACTCCTTGCTTGGGCTTCAGAGCTGGAGAATTCCCAGATACCTCCCTGCTTCAGGCTCCTTCAGTTGCTGTCTGGAATAGAGGCTCTTTCCTTCTCAGAACCTGGAGGTTGGGGAAAGGGTCTGATGGCCATCAGCAGTCCAGTCTGCTCTCCTGTGAGTCCCAGAGGCAGGAGCCCAGCCCACAGTTCTGCCTCTCTTGGGGTGCCAGGTAGCTTCAGTGCTCTCGGCCAGCACGTGGGGGGCGGTAAGCAGATGTCTGATGTTCCTTAAGATCAAAGTCATCGTGGCCTTCCCTGGGGAAGCAAAGGCACATGGGTCAGGCACTCTAGGTTGTCTCCTGGCTTTTCCCAGTTGCGCAAAACATTCGAGTTGTACCCACCGGAAACATCGGGCACAGTAGAGGTCTCCGTCGCAACCATGGCAGCGCAGGGTGGCATTCTCGTTGCAGATGCAGCACCAGGGGAgttcctcctcctctgcctcctcctcagACCTGGGGGCAATGGCCCAGGCCTTGGGGTCCAGAGACAAGGAAGACAAAGAGAAGGAAACCCTGGGTATGCGGGTGTGTGTACAAGAACCCAGCTGCCCTTGGGGAAGGAGGTTGGGGGATGTGGAGGTCTGGTCCAGAGTTTCTCTTACCTCAGACTGGGCCCTGCAGGATAGAACCTTGGGTGGGAGAGCTGTCTCCACGGGAGTGTTGAAGCCACTTGCCTCATCCAGAGCTGCTTCCTCAGTGAGCTGTGGATGCAAGGAAACGGACCTGCTCCACCAGGCCACCCCAGGATTTGGATGCTCAACTCTGCATCTGGCTGGGTCTGGCCCTTATCACAGGAAGTGCTGAGTGACCGACCGGCTTTCCAACCCAGAGCAAAGGCAGGGTGACTGGCCTGGCTCGGGTGGGGAGGCAGAAAGAGCCAAGGGCATGTGGCCCACCTGCTTTAGGACTCTCTGGACAGTTGCTTCCTcgtcctcctcatcatcatcaggGAAGTAGTCCTGGAGGGTTACTGAAGGATGAAGGAGAGAGAGCAAAGAGGGGTGAGAAGGGTGGGGAAGTTAAATTCTCACCACTAGGAACTGGCCCAGACTGAGCAGATTCTGCTTTGCCTGCCCAGTCCTTGCAGCAGAGGACATTAGGAATAGGGGGTCCCTTGTCCCGATGGCTGCTGCCACTTATTCCTCATGCACAGCCATGGCACCACCTTCCTGGCAGGGGCAAAGCTCCATGGATGCCGGAGAccttcctggctcttcattcagccCTAATTGGGAGTGCCGCCATTTTGTAGAGCTTGCTCTGAGGGTACAGTGGCCTTGTCTAGTAGATCCAAGGGAGCATCAGTTCCCAAGTTCCTACCTTTTTCGGGGTCTCGTCCCTGCAGCACAGCCAGCCGCTTGGCCACGGCCAGGATTCGCTCCTGCCTTGTGTTCTCCTCCTGCAGCTCAACCGCTGCCTCAGCTAGCAGCCTGCTCTTCTCATCTTCCAGGGACCATCTGCTGTTCCCGGGGCCATACTGGTTGCTGTCTTTCTGGAGAGAGGCAGCTGGAAGGAGCAATGCAGTCCAGAAGCAAATAAATCCCAAGTGTTCTCCTCAGAAGCCATCAAGCCCATTGTCTCTGTTGCTGTTCACCAGAGACAACCAGCAACATGTTCAGTCCAATGACTTCTAATGCCaataaaaagtcattaaaaaaaaaagttcagggctggggctggagaaatagcatgaaggtggggagtttgccttgcatgtagaaggatggtggttcaaatcttggcatcccatatggtcccctgagcctgcaggagcaatttctgagcgtagagccaggagtaacccctgagtgctaccaggtttgacccaaaaccaaaaaaaaaaaaaaaaaaaaagaaaaaaagttcaggggccagagtgatagcacattggtaaggtgtttgtttgccttgcacgcagttgcccaggacgaacctgggcttgatccccagcatcccatatggtcccctgagccagaagtgatttctgagcacatagccaggagtaacccctgagcgtcactaggtgtggcccctgctaaaaaaatttcaagggccagaggatagcaaaacaggtagggtgtttgccttgcatgcagttgacccaggatcgGTCCCTAGCATccctgtggtctcctgagcactgccacagagtgttttcttttctttttgtttttgggtcacacccagcggcacttaggggttattcctggctctgagctcagaaatcgctcctggccactcaggggaccatatgggatgccaggaatcaaatgggggtctgtcctgggttggccatgtgcaaggcaaatgccctactgctgtgctatagttctggcctcatggagtgatttctgagtgtagagcatgGAACAttgacagatgtggcccaaagcattgatagatgtggctccaaaccaaactatttaaaaaaaaagttcatttcttccatttttccaaaTACAAATCTTCagtaatcttttttgtttcttttactttttgggtcacacctagctactcctggttctgcactcagaagttgtttctggcaggcatggggactatatgggatgccaggatttgagccaccgtatgtttgaatcagctgcttgcaagacaaatgccctaccgttgtgctatccctccagcccctcttttttttttggggggggggcacacacagcagtgctcagggattactcttggctctgtactcaggaattactcctagtcggctcaggggacaatatgggatgtcaggttggcagcattcaagacagtgccctacccattgtgctatctctcaggacctTAACATGTTGCTCTTGAGGTACATACCCTATGGCTTGAGACTAACTGCCCCAAAAGATCAGGATATGATATCAGGGTGTCTCTCTGTGACCTGGTAGTGCTGAAATGGGCATTACCACGGAATAGACAGACACATTATGTCATCTCACAAGCTGTATGTCAAGAGGTGGAAAAATTGGACCAGAGTGGGTGAGATTTTAGCTCGAAGTTTCAGAATGATATGGAGACTGTCCTTTATACTGGCTGATGTTCAGTAGCATCTCTGGCTTGTTTGCTAGAGGACCTTCTCAGTCGAGACACATGTGGCTACTGAGCACTTAAAATGGGctggaggggctagagagatagcatggaggtaaggcgtttgcctttcatgcagaagggcagtggttcgaatcctggcatcccatatgatcccctgagacttccaggagcatagagccagaagtaacccctgagcactgccgggtgtgacccaaaaacaaacaaacaaaaaaaaaaaaaaccaaaaaacaaaaaagaactacaacaacaacaaaaaaaggattgGGACCTGAGATGAATCcagtccattttttaaaattctaacccAAGGGTTAAAactttgtttgctttgcaagtggccagcccTTTAATCCCACTACTATACAAGATCTCCCAaccatggccaggagtgatccctaggcacagagccaggagaagaatCAATTTCTGAGGTCTCAAACCGCAGCCCTCCAACCAATCAAATTGAATGTAAAAAGCCCCCGCCttttgggggttgaacctgggtggaCTGtaagcaaagcaagtaccctatatgctgtactaGTGCTCTGGCTCCTTCAGGAGGGTTTTACCACACACCTCCATCTCactaatagcacaatgggtagggcactgtCTTGAATGCTGCAAGCATCACCACTGAGAAAATTAAAGTTGTTTGCCTTGGGTCACAGAGCTCGTCAGTTAGCCATACAATTTGGAGATCACTGTTACCAGCAGGCTTATACTGTTCCCTTTAGAGGAGCAAACATTTACTAGAAAGCACTTAGGATGATTCCCCCACACCCCCGACAGTCACTTCCGGTAGAACTGGATGCAGAACCTCTCTTATGTGGggatgaaggagaaagaggacCCTGGGAGGGCCCCATGGAGAATTACCTGGGCCTTCAGGGTCCCAGCTCTGGTCAATAGCTACCTCAGCTCCCAGCTGAGCCAACAGATCCTGTGCCTGTTGTGCATGGGTCCTGGTATCCGGTGGTTGATGGGCCTGTTCAGAGAAGGCAAACAGTGGGGAATAGTGGAAGGTGGGGGGCAGCAACGGATGCAGGGGCCTTCTCTGCAGACACAGGGGCCTAATCTAGAGCACATATAATCAAAAAGATCTGTGGGGAGATCTTTGGGTCCACTCTTTCCTCCCCACATTATGCTGCTTGTCCTAGGTTTGGCCATAGGCCTGAGGATCAAGAGGTGGGGTGGGAGGTCTGGCTGACTCCTATTAAGCACAGAAGATCGGGACTTCTGCTGGGTCACTGGCCCTCTGCCCTACTGAGCCACAGCACTCACCGGCTGGGAGGTCTGAGCAGGTAGAGGTCTGCCCTGCAGGGCCGCAAGCCGAGCTTCCATCTCCTGGGTGGATGGGATGGGACGCTGGGGTTCCTCTCGCAGTGCAGCCAACCTGGCCTCTATCTCCGCCAATGAGGGCACGGATTCTGTGATTGACAGGGGAGCCTGTCAGGCCCAGCAGAATCTGTCCCAAATTCTGCTTtttgggctctgtgctcataaattactcctagcaggctggggatcaaacctgggctgaccacatgcaagacaaatgccctacccactgtgaaaTAATTTGGAGTAGTGTGTCTCACCCACTTCCCAACCAATCATGGCCCGCCTTctcactctatttctttcttctgccCTCTGTTTTATGAGTTGGACCCCAGTCTCATGTTGTGGTCCCCTAATTATGAAATTTTTCACCTGTGGCTCCCCTGAGACATGTTGGTTTAGGCCACCCTGCCTGCCCCAACTCACTGGGTTTGTTCTCTTGGCGGAGCCGTGCGAGGCGCTCAGCAATGAGCTGGTCCGGGTGGCATGGACCCTGGACTTGGGGAGCACTGGGCTTCTGCTTGGCTTCCAAGGCTGCCATGCGTCTGGCAGGAGAAGATGGCGGCTTTGATGCAGCAGAAAGGTGGGGCCAGGGCTTCCATTCACTGTTTCCGCAGCAATCCCCTCTGGGGATCCCAGGAGACTACTGAGAGCTACTCTTCTGTGGTCCTTGCTCCTGCAGACCTGCTTCCCAGCCCAACGGGCAAGTCAGGGGGTCCAGCTAAAGGGGCACGGGGTAGCAAGAACCTTTCTGGGGAAAGGGATGATAGGCAGTTTCTGAACCTCAAAAGGCAGTCGAGAGCTTCTGCCATGGTGTTCACTGGGAAGAAACTGAGGAGAGTCCTGCTCTATGCTCCCTAGTTCCCTTCACACTACCATTGTCTGTATTTTCAGCACTTACTTCTTATAGTTCTGAGGAGGGGACCACTTGGAGGCACTGGAAGATCCCCTACGGAGAAATCTAGAATCAGAATTGCAACCATCTGCCAGTGTACCCCAACCCCCAACAGCTGACCTGGAGCCTCAGAGCACAAGACACCGAGGCTGGCCAGTTGCCTCTTGCTACACTCAGCTGACTCGTCACCCATGCCAGCAGCTCACCTGGTCAGGACCTCATAGCACTGCTTGCAGACTTTCTGTTGAGTATTCCCAGCCCGGGGCACCACAGCACTGAAGTGAAGGCAGCCGGAACAGAAGGCCCTGCCACAGCTCTTACAGCCACACTACAAGAAACATGAAGGAGGGATCCACCTCTCTCCAAGTACACAGAGAGAAGGCACTGAGGTTGTGAGCAGTTGctgcagggagagagagaagagggcccTACAGCCTGGAGAGAAACAGGGATGGAGGATATAAATGGCTCAATctcctttcttttattcaaagTAAATAAAGCTTCATGCAAAATTTCTAAAGCTCTGAGGTTGGAGAGGCAGCTCCATAGGGTGAGCACGCATGCAAGAGGACAAAGATTCGATTCTGAtcccccagcactgtatatgcccacccccaagtaccaccaggagctaACCCTAAGCACAAAGCTGGGAGCCAATGACACCCTCTCATAAAAGAATTTCCAAGTCTTCTATCCTGTATAGAATTATTCAATTGTTCAACACAGTGGGGAAGTCAGGCCAACTCTCATGTTTCAGGTCACTGATTTGAGCAAAAAAGAATctgagtataaaaataaataaaaaaaaagaatctgagtaTACGGGACTAGAGAGATGGTTTATGCGGaagctctgggtgtggcccacaaataaacAAGAGAGTGCAAGGTCCATCCTTCTCTGCTCtagaagagaagagggaggaggaagagaacagTGGCTCTGGGTGGGATAAAAACAATAGGCGCCATTGATGAAGCTAACTCAGCATTTAACAGAGATCATCTGCTTTAATCCTTACACATTACTTAATCATGATTACCACCATTCTTTCTATTCTACAGGGGTTAGAGATGTCATATAACCTACCCAAACCAAGCCCACCCAATAAGTAAGACCGCAGCACTCAAGTCTGG from the Suncus etruscus isolate mSunEtr1 chromosome 10, mSunEtr1.pri.cur, whole genome shotgun sequence genome contains:
- the ZFYVE19 gene encoding abscission/NoCut checkpoint regulator, giving the protein MESRCYGCAAKFSIFKKECGCKSCGRAFCSGCLHFSAVVPRAGNTQQKVCKQCYEVLTSASKWSPPQNYKKRMAALEAKQKPSAPQVQGPCHPDQLIAERLARLRQENKPKSVPSLAEIEARLAALREEPQRPIPSTQEMEARLAALQGRPLPAQTSQPAHQPPDTRTHAQQAQDLLAQLGAEVAIDQSWDPEGPAASLQKDSNQYGPGNSRWSLEDEKSRLLAEAAVELQEENTRQERILAVAKRLAVLQGRDPEKVTLQDYFPDDDEEDEEATVQRVLKQLTEEAALDEASGFNTPVETALPPKVLSCRAQSEAWAIAPRSEEEAEEEELPWCCICNENATLRCHGCDGDLYCARCFREGHDDFDLKEHQTSAYRPPRAGREH